The proteins below come from a single Perca flavescens isolate YP-PL-M2 chromosome 8, PFLA_1.0, whole genome shotgun sequence genomic window:
- the tat gene encoding tyrosine aminotransferase → MSITFISSRLGNKCTLVQMNGNGVHGKQTVNGKSMNGLGVNGKAVVHGNSIHHVSVNGSLYLAKTKSRRQRWEVKPSEMANKTLNPIRAIVDGMKLTPNPDKPMIALSIGDPTVFGNMPTDFAVLQAMKDAIDCQKYNGYAPSVGYLKSRQAVANFYTCPEAPLEAEDVILTSGCSQAIDLAISVLCNPGDNILVPCPGFSLYKTLAVSMGIEVKLYNLLPEKSWEVDLKHLESLIDERTSCLIVTNPSNPCGSVFSEEHLQKILKVASRHCVPILADEIYSNMVFPGCSCPSMASLSSDVPILSCGGLAKRWLVPGWRMGWILIHDRNDIFGSKIRQGLVKLSQRILGACSIIQGALESILNNTPQSFYSDTINFLKTNSEICFNELCTVPGLNPIMPSGAMYLMVGIDMDRFPDFKSDVDFTERLVTEQSVFCLPASAFEYPNFFRIVVTVPEEMMVEACGRIKEFCQHHYCSGSHDSNYLDQ, encoded by the exons ATGTCCATCACTTTCATCAGTTCCAGGCTGGGTAACAAGTGCACCCTGGTTCAGATGAATGGGAATGGAGTCCACGGGAAACAAACTGTCAATGGCAAAAGCATGAATGGGCTCGGAGTCAACGGGAAGGCAGTAGTACATGGGAACAGCATCCACCACGTCAGTGTGAATGGCAGTTTGTATCTGGCCAAAACCAAGAGCCGCAGGCAGAGATGGGAGGTGAAGCCCTCGGAGATGGCCAACAAGACGCTCAATCCCATCAGAGCCATTGTGGATGGAATGAAGCTCACTCCGAACCCGGATAAACCCATGATTGCACTTTCCATAG GGGACCCCACTGTGTTTGGAAACATGCCTACAGACTTTGCTGTGCTGCAGGCCATGAAAGACGCCATAGACTGCCAGAAATACAACGGCTATGCTCCTTCCGTTG GTTATCTGAAGAGCCGACAGGCAGTGGCCAACTTTTACACCTGCCCTGAGGCTCCCCTAGAGGCAGAG GATGTCATTTTGACCAGTGGCTGCAGTCAGGCCATTGACCTGGCTATCAGTGTCCTATGTAACCCAGGGGACAACATCCTGGTCCCATGCCCAGGCTTCTCTTTATATAAGACTCTGGCTGTCTCCATGGGCATCGAGGTCAAACTCTACAACCTGCTG CCAGAGAAGTCATGGGAGGTTGACCTGAAACACTTGGAGAGCCTGATTGACGAGAGGACATCCTGTCTGATTGTTACCAATCCATCCAACCCGTGTGGCTCTGTGTTCAGCGAGGAACACCTACAGAAAATCCTCAAAG TGGCCTCCAGACACTGCGTTCCCATTCTGGCTGATGAAATCTACAGCAATATG GTTTTCCCAGGTTGCAGTTGTCCTTCCATGGCATCTCTCAGCAGTGATGTTCCCATCCTTTCTTGCGGCGGCTTGGCTAAGCGCTGGCTGGTCCCGGGTTGGAGAATGGGATGGATCCTCATCCATGACAGGAATGATATATTTGGATCCAAG ATTCGACAGGGTCTGGTGAAACTGAGTCAACGTATTCTGGGAGCCTGCAGTATCATCCAGGGTGCCCTGGAAAGCATCCTCAACAACACACCTCAAAGCTTCTACAGCGACACCATTAACTTCCTGAAG ACCAACTCTGAGATTTGTTTCAATGAGCTGTGCACCGTCCCTGGCCTGAACCCTATCATGCCTTCAGGAGCCATGTACCTCATG gtggGGATTGACATGGATCGCTTTCCAGATTTTAAGAGCGATGTGGATTTTACTGAACGGCTGGTGACCGAGCAGTCGGTcttctgtctgcctgcctca GCGTTTGAGTATCCTAACTTCTTTCGCATTGTGGTGACCGTGCCAGAGGAGATGATGGTGGAGGCTTGTGGTCGGATCAAGGAGTTTTGCCAGCACCACTATTGTTCCGGCAGCCACGACAGCAATTATCTGGACCAGTGA
- the zgc:56622 gene encoding aldose reductase, protein MYSMEDTQVARTIELNDGTQMPVLGLGTWKPSNLPPTSVQGAVEAAIAAGYRHIDTAYSYNNEVDIGKALCSKTKQGIIRRQDMFIVSKLWCTHHAPEDIPVCLNKSLKDLQLDYLDLYLVHFPVGLKKMGDELFPKKDGKMLTCDIDYVDVWRGMQALQASGKVKSIGVSNFSILQLERLLALCRVPPAVNQIELHPYLVQTDMIEFCKSKNIALTAYSPFGSPARPPELVRGDTDPHKLLEDPVVADIAKKHRHSPAQVLLKYHVQQGIAVIPKSDKPHHILENTKMFDFSLTEEDMRALRGLDRGWRACMLEEIKSHPYYPFV, encoded by the exons ATGTACTCCATGGAGGACACACAGGTGGCCAGGACCATAGAGCTGAATGATGGCACACAAATGCCAGTTTTGGGTCTCGGGACTTGGAAG CCCTCAAATCTTCCCCCCACCTCAGTCCAGGGTGCAGTGGAGGCTGCCATTGCAGCTGGCTACCGCCATATAGACACCGCTTACAGCTACAACAATGAGGTTGATATTGGCAAGGCTCTGTGCTCAAAGACAAAGCAGGGCATCATCAGGCGCCAGGACATGTTCATCGTCAGTAAG TTGTGGTGTACCCATCATGCCCCAGAGGACATCCCTGTGTGCCTGAATAAGTCTCTGAAGGATCTCCAGCTGGACTATCTGGATCTTTACCTTGTGCATTTCCCTGTTGGCCTAAAG AAAATGGGTGATGAACTTTTCCCAAAGAAGGATGGGAAGATGCTGACCTGTGACATAGACTATGTGGATGTATGGAGG GGGATGCAGGCCCTGCAAGCATCAGGAAAGGTGAAGAGTATTGGTGTGTCCAACTTCAGCATCCTGCAGCTGGAGAGACTTCTTGCTCTGTGCAGGGTGCCTCCTGCTGTCAATCAG ATCGAGCTACATCCCTACCTGGTGCAGACAGATATGATAGAGTTCTGTAAATCCAAGAACATCGCCCTGACTGCCTACAGTCCCTTTGGCTCGCCTGCGAGACCCCCAGAGCT GGTCAGAGGAGACACTGATCCACATAAGCTCCTGGAGGACCCAGTCGTAGCAGATATAGCCAAGAAGCACCGACACAGCCCTGCACAG GTATTGCTGAAGTACCATGTGCAGCAGGGTATTGCAGTCATCCCAAAGAGTGATAAGCCTCATCACATCCTTGAAAACACAAAG ATGTTTGACTTCAGTCTGACTGAAGAAGACATGAGAGCACTAAGAGGACTGGACCGAGGGTGGAGGGCCTGCATGCTCGAGGA AATCAAGTCTCATCCG